Proteins encoded within one genomic window of Kibdelosporangium phytohabitans:
- a CDS encoding MHYT domain-containing protein: protein MQGFSFDVVSAVIAYGVSVVGSALGLLCTSRARAAEGRARARWLGLAATSIGGTGIWVMHFIAMLGSEVHGTPLRYDATTTFLSMVLAILVVAVGLFTVGFKAGTGWLLVGGAATGAGVAIMHYVGMAAINLYGEVHYDPLLVLLSVVIAIVAATAALWATVNIRAFGAIVLASLIMGVAVNGMHHVGMAAAQVMPDMAAGALHGMNGRDLLLPLIVGISFITVMTLAIVTLSPNPKEIAEERALQARIAHADGTRPSFH from the coding sequence ATGCAGGGTTTCAGTTTCGACGTCGTGTCCGCGGTCATCGCGTACGGGGTGTCCGTCGTCGGCTCGGCGTTGGGCTTGCTGTGCACGTCACGGGCCCGCGCGGCCGAAGGGCGCGCCAGGGCGAGGTGGCTGGGGCTGGCCGCGACGTCCATTGGCGGTACCGGTATCTGGGTCATGCACTTCATTGCCATGCTCGGTTCGGAAGTACACGGAACACCGTTGCGATATGACGCGACAACGACCTTTTTAAGCATGGTTCTGGCGATACTCGTGGTCGCCGTCGGGCTGTTCACCGTCGGGTTCAAAGCCGGGACTGGGTGGCTTTTGGTCGGCGGTGCGGCCACGGGTGCCGGCGTGGCGATCATGCATTACGTCGGAATGGCCGCGATCAACCTGTACGGCGAGGTCCACTACGACCCGCTCCTGGTGCTGCTCTCCGTGGTGATCGCCATCGTGGCGGCGACGGCGGCGTTGTGGGCCACGGTGAACATCCGGGCGTTCGGGGCGATCGTGCTGGCGTCGCTGATCATGGGTGTCGCCGTCAACGGCATGCACCACGTGGGGATGGCGGCGGCCCAGGTCATGCCGGACATGGCGGCGGGCGCGCTGCACGGGATGAACGGGCGGGACCTGTTGCTGCCCTTGATCGTCGGGATCAGCTTCATCACCGTCATGACGCTCGCGATCGTCACGCTTTCGCCCAATCCCAAGGAGATCGCGGAGGAACGCGCGTTGCAGGCGCGGATCGCCCACGCCGACGGGACGCGGCCCAGCTTC